The Burkholderia mallei ATCC 23344 genome has a window encoding:
- a CDS encoding ABC transporter permease: protein MIQIIGQYWQNYLFSDGYRLSGLAITLWLLVVSLGLGFGLAVPLAIARASRNRAVSGAVWLYTYVFRGTPLYVQLLLCYTGIYSLSVVHDHAWLDSFFRSAMNCTLLAFTLNECAYATEIFAGAIKSTAPGEIEAGLAYGMSRFKLYTRVILPSALRRALPSYSNEVILMLHATTLAFTATVPDILKVTRDVNSATYASFQAYGIAAALYAVVVFALIWLFRRMEARWLAYLRPQGH, encoded by the coding sequence GTGATTCAGATCATCGGCCAATATTGGCAGAACTACCTGTTCAGCGACGGCTACCGGTTGAGCGGCCTCGCGATCACGCTGTGGCTGCTCGTCGTGTCGCTCGGGCTCGGCTTCGGCCTCGCGGTGCCGCTCGCGATCGCGCGCGCCTCGCGCAACCGCGCGGTGTCGGGCGCGGTGTGGCTCTACACGTACGTGTTCCGCGGCACGCCGCTCTACGTGCAACTGCTGCTCTGCTACACGGGCATCTACAGCCTGAGCGTCGTGCACGATCATGCGTGGCTCGACAGCTTCTTTCGCAGCGCGATGAACTGCACGCTGCTCGCGTTCACGCTGAACGAGTGCGCGTACGCGACCGAGATCTTCGCGGGCGCGATCAAGTCGACGGCGCCGGGCGAGATCGAGGCGGGGCTCGCGTACGGCATGTCGCGCTTCAAGCTGTACACGCGGGTGATCCTGCCGTCGGCGCTGCGCCGCGCGCTGCCGAGCTACAGCAACGAAGTGATCCTGATGCTGCACGCGACGACGCTCGCGTTCACGGCGACGGTGCCCGACATCCTGAAGGTCACGCGCGACGTCAATTCGGCAACCTACGCATCGTTTCAGGCCTACGGGATCGCGGCCGCGCTGTACGCGGTCGTCGTGTTCGCGCTGATCTGGCTGTTCCGCCGGATGGAGGCGCGCTGGCTCGCGTACCTGAGGCCGCAGGGGCATTGA
- a CDS encoding porin — translation MGFQSRKMMVALVAAGPALACAQTSVTLYGRVDGGVEYLNHIAKPSGGSASRWSAESGDWGTSMFGLKGAEDLGGRTSAIFNLETAFQVMNGTTGGGRMWSRRAYVGLKNDTWGTLQAGRNLFIDSDGVWEFDPFVQQAFSSASLVRGRNWQQTSNNVEYHSPVFGGFDVQAQYAFGNQSRGFNYGAQGDFGRSEGVMVSYHSPLLDVRGIYDELRDSNGRMSNIFSSSREYFIGANVKVQKFKIQGAYTHYSAPDTPAGLADRADHFWLGATYQADPQWAVTGGGYYVRVRGGDGGDASHDPSGHAIMYALGTTYNLSKRTFLYGTLAYVRNGGNSNFSLLATPRDATPNTSPLAGESQTGAYVGMMHTF, via the coding sequence ATGGGTTTTCAATCGAGGAAAATGATGGTCGCGCTCGTCGCGGCCGGGCCGGCGCTCGCTTGCGCGCAGACGAGCGTCACGCTGTACGGCCGCGTCGATGGCGGCGTCGAATATCTGAATCACATCGCGAAGCCGTCGGGCGGCAGCGCGTCGCGCTGGAGCGCCGAGAGCGGCGACTGGGGCACGAGCATGTTCGGCCTGAAGGGCGCCGAGGATCTGGGCGGCCGCACGTCGGCGATCTTCAATCTGGAAACCGCGTTCCAGGTGATGAACGGCACCACGGGCGGCGGCCGGATGTGGTCGCGGCGCGCGTACGTCGGCTTGAAGAACGACACGTGGGGCACGCTGCAGGCGGGCCGAAACCTCTTCATCGACAGCGACGGCGTGTGGGAATTCGATCCGTTCGTCCAGCAGGCGTTCTCGTCGGCGTCGCTCGTGCGCGGGCGCAACTGGCAGCAGACGAGCAACAACGTCGAGTATCACAGCCCGGTGTTCGGCGGCTTCGACGTGCAGGCGCAGTACGCGTTCGGCAATCAGTCGCGCGGCTTCAACTACGGCGCGCAGGGCGACTTCGGCCGCTCGGAGGGCGTGATGGTCTCGTATCACTCGCCGCTGCTCGACGTGCGCGGCATCTATGACGAACTGCGCGACAGCAACGGCCGGATGAGCAACATCTTCTCCAGCTCGCGCGAGTATTTCATCGGCGCGAACGTGAAGGTGCAGAAATTCAAGATCCAGGGGGCGTACACGCATTACTCGGCGCCCGATACGCCGGCGGGCCTCGCGGACCGCGCCGATCACTTCTGGCTCGGCGCGACCTATCAGGCAGACCCGCAATGGGCGGTGACGGGCGGCGGCTACTATGTGCGCGTGCGCGGCGGCGACGGCGGCGACGCGTCGCACGATCCGTCCGGCCACGCGATCATGTATGCGCTCGGGACCACTTACAATCTGTCGAAGCGCACGTTCCTCTACGGCACGCTCGCCTACGTGCGCAACGGCGGGAATTCGAATTTCTCGCTGCTCGCGACGCCGCGCGACGCGACGCCGAACACGAGCCCGCTCGCCGGAGAATCGCAAACGGGCGCGTATGTCGGGATGATGCATACGTTCTGA
- a CDS encoding GFA family protein: MQTDDTPIYKGGCTCGAVRYRMTSRPLIVHCCHCRWCQRETGTAFALNALIESDRLLLLRGEVDIVDTPSNSGKGQKIARCPRCRIAVWGHYAGGGGAVSFVRVGTLDAPERLSPDIHIFTSSKQPWVILPPAARAVPEYYSSDEIWSAESLARRTALRAKRDR, from the coding sequence ATGCAAACCGACGATACCCCGATCTACAAAGGCGGCTGCACGTGCGGCGCGGTGCGTTACCGGATGACGTCCCGGCCGCTCATCGTGCATTGCTGCCATTGCCGCTGGTGCCAGCGGGAAACCGGCACGGCGTTCGCGCTGAACGCGCTGATCGAATCGGACCGCCTGCTGCTGTTGCGCGGCGAAGTCGACATCGTCGATACGCCGTCGAACAGCGGCAAGGGTCAGAAGATCGCACGCTGCCCGCGCTGCCGCATCGCGGTGTGGGGCCACTACGCGGGCGGCGGCGGCGCCGTGAGCTTCGTTCGCGTCGGCACGCTCGATGCGCCGGAGCGCCTGTCGCCCGACATCCATATCTTCACGTCGTCGAAGCAGCCGTGGGTGATCCTGCCGCCCGCCGCACGCGCCGTGCCCGAGTATTACTCGTCCGACGAAATCTGGTCGGCCGAGAGCCTCGCGCGGCGCACCGCGCTGCGGGCGAAGCGGGATCGTTAG
- a CDS encoding ABC transporter permease — protein sequence MLFQGFGPLLWAGTIETVKLAVLSLAASLVLGLAGAAAKLSSNRALASVGTFYTTLIRAVPDLVLMLLLFYGIQILLNDVTDMLGAEQIDIDPFVAGIVTLGFIYGAYFTETFRGAFLAVPRGQLEAGFAYGMGAWRVFARIMFAQMMRFALPGIGNNWQVLVKATALVSIIGLADVVKAAQDAGKSTLNFFFFTLAAGAIYLAITTLSNLVLMYLEKRYSAGVRRVAL from the coding sequence ATGCTCTTTCAAGGCTTCGGCCCGCTGCTCTGGGCCGGCACGATCGAGACGGTCAAGCTCGCCGTGCTTTCGCTCGCCGCGTCGCTCGTGCTCGGGCTTGCCGGCGCGGCCGCCAAGCTGTCGTCCAATCGCGCGTTGGCGAGCGTCGGCACGTTCTACACGACGCTGATTCGTGCGGTGCCGGACCTCGTGCTGATGCTGCTGCTGTTCTACGGCATCCAGATCCTGCTGAACGACGTGACCGACATGCTCGGCGCCGAGCAGATCGACATCGATCCGTTCGTCGCCGGCATCGTCACGCTGGGCTTCATCTACGGCGCCTACTTCACCGAGACGTTTCGCGGCGCGTTCCTCGCGGTGCCGCGCGGCCAGCTCGAAGCGGGCTTCGCGTACGGCATGGGTGCGTGGCGCGTGTTCGCGCGGATCATGTTTGCGCAGATGATGCGCTTCGCGCTGCCCGGCATCGGCAACAACTGGCAGGTGCTCGTGAAGGCGACCGCGCTCGTGTCGATCATCGGGCTGGCCGACGTCGTGAAGGCCGCGCAGGACGCCGGCAAGAGCACGCTGAATTTCTTCTTCTTCACGCTCGCGGCGGGCGCGATCTACCTCGCGATCACGACGTTGTCGAACCTCGTGTTGATGTACCTCGAAAAACGCTATTCGGCGGGTGTGCGGAGGGTGGCGCTGTGA
- a CDS encoding GMC family oxidoreductase, translating to MADTQQADVVVVGSGVAGAIVAHQLAMAGKSVILLEAGPRMPRWEIVERFRNQPDKMDFMAPYPSSPWAPHPEYGPPNDYLVLKGEHKFNSQYIRAVGGTTWHWAASAWRFIPNDFKMKTVYGVGRDWPIQYDDIEHDYQRAEEELGVWGPGAEEDLLSPRKQPYPMPPLPLSYNERTIKTALNNHDPKYHVVTEPVARNSRPYDGRPTCCGNNNCMPICPIGAMYNGIVHVEKAEQAGAKLIENAVVHKLEVGPQKKIVAARYKDPKGVEHRVEGKYFVLAANGIETPKLMLMSTSHDFPNGVGNSSDMVGRNLMDHPGTGVSFYASEKLWPGRGPQEMTSLIGFRDGAFRATEAAKKIHLSNLSRVDQETQKIFKTGKLLKPAELDAQIRDRSARYVQFDCFHEILPQPENRIVPSRTATDAIGIPRPEITYAIDDYVKRGAAHTREVYATAAQVLGGTDVAFNDEFAPNNHITGSTIMGADPRDSVVDKDCRTFDHPNLFVSSSATMPTVGTVNVTLTIAALALRISDQLKKEI from the coding sequence ATGGCCGATACACAACAAGCCGACGTCGTCGTCGTAGGCTCGGGCGTCGCGGGCGCGATCGTTGCTCATCAGCTCGCGATGGCCGGCAAATCGGTGATCCTGCTCGAAGCCGGCCCGCGGATGCCGCGCTGGGAAATCGTCGAGCGGTTTCGCAACCAGCCGGACAAGATGGATTTTATGGCGCCGTACCCGTCGAGCCCGTGGGCGCCGCATCCCGAGTACGGCCCGCCGAACGACTATCTGGTGCTCAAGGGCGAACACAAGTTCAACTCGCAGTACATTCGCGCGGTGGGCGGCACGACGTGGCACTGGGCCGCCTCCGCGTGGCGCTTCATCCCGAACGACTTCAAGATGAAGACCGTGTACGGTGTCGGCCGCGACTGGCCGATCCAGTATGACGACATCGAGCATGACTACCAGCGGGCCGAGGAGGAACTGGGCGTGTGGGGGCCGGGCGCGGAAGAGGATCTGCTGTCGCCGCGCAAGCAGCCTTACCCGATGCCGCCGCTGCCGCTGTCCTACAACGAGCGGACGATCAAGACCGCGCTCAACAACCACGATCCGAAGTATCACGTCGTGACCGAGCCCGTCGCGCGCAACAGCCGTCCGTACGACGGCCGGCCGACCTGTTGCGGGAACAACAACTGCATGCCGATCTGCCCGATCGGCGCGATGTACAACGGCATCGTCCATGTCGAGAAGGCCGAGCAGGCGGGCGCGAAGCTGATCGAGAACGCGGTCGTCCACAAGCTCGAGGTGGGGCCGCAGAAGAAGATCGTCGCGGCGCGCTATAAAGACCCGAAGGGCGTCGAGCATCGCGTCGAGGGCAAGTATTTCGTGCTCGCCGCGAACGGCATCGAAACGCCGAAGCTGATGCTGATGTCGACGAGCCACGATTTCCCGAACGGCGTGGGCAACAGCTCCGACATGGTCGGCCGCAACCTGATGGACCACCCGGGCACGGGCGTGTCGTTCTACGCGAGCGAGAAGCTGTGGCCGGGCCGCGGGCCGCAGGAGATGACCTCGCTGATCGGTTTTCGCGACGGGGCGTTTCGCGCGACCGAGGCGGCGAAGAAGATCCATCTGTCGAACCTGTCGCGCGTCGACCAGGAGACGCAGAAGATCTTCAAGACGGGCAAGCTGCTGAAGCCCGCCGAGCTTGATGCGCAGATTCGCGACCGCTCCGCGCGCTACGTGCAGTTCGACTGCTTCCACGAGATCCTGCCGCAGCCGGAGAACCGCATCGTGCCGAGCCGGACGGCGACCGACGCGATCGGTATCCCGCGCCCGGAAATCACGTATGCGATCGACGATTACGTGAAGCGCGGCGCCGCGCACACGCGCGAAGTGTATGCGACGGCCGCGCAGGTGCTGGGCGGCACCGACGTCGCGTTCAACGACGAATTCGCGCCGAACAACCACATCACCGGCTCGACGATCATGGGCGCGGACCCGCGCGATTCGGTCGTCGACAAGGATTGCCGCACGTTCGACCATCCGAACCTGTTCGTCTCGAGCAGCGCGACGATGCCGACGGTCGGCACGGTGAACGTGACGTTGACGATCGCGGCGCTCGCGCTGCGGATCTCGGACCAGTTGAAGAAGGAAATCTGA
- a CDS encoding DUF6683 family protein, producing the protein MRKAFRHAVALSLLSWLVAPRVHAQYDPGATVGLGQGMIANNGVIGNLAIGSQGLERDARGDADRARAASPRTAPAALTYVGDAGVHRQVQADIVNFLAHGDASKRDEAKRVVEQGELLETFDRLMSRPAFDRRNLGDVFAAYLVMSWEVVNGADAHAQPAGVDAVRAKSSAALARDGRVRAMSDADKQRLAETLAYLAMIAVTAQRDLRRSGNTAALEQLRAGVRLSTRKMIGVDVKGLRLTENGLAR; encoded by the coding sequence ATGCGGAAGGCTTTTCGCCACGCCGTCGCGCTGAGCCTGCTGTCCTGGCTCGTCGCGCCGCGCGTTCATGCGCAGTACGATCCCGGCGCGACAGTCGGCCTCGGTCAGGGGATGATCGCGAACAACGGCGTGATCGGCAATCTGGCGATCGGCTCGCAGGGGCTCGAGCGCGACGCGCGCGGCGACGCGGATCGCGCGCGCGCCGCGTCGCCGCGCACGGCGCCGGCGGCGCTGACTTATGTCGGGGACGCCGGCGTTCATCGGCAGGTGCAGGCCGACATCGTGAACTTCCTCGCGCACGGCGATGCGTCGAAGCGCGACGAGGCGAAGCGCGTGGTCGAGCAGGGCGAGCTGCTCGAAACGTTCGACCGCCTGATGTCGCGCCCCGCGTTCGACCGCCGCAATCTGGGCGACGTGTTCGCCGCCTATCTCGTGATGTCGTGGGAAGTGGTCAACGGCGCGGATGCGCACGCGCAGCCGGCGGGTGTCGATGCGGTGCGCGCGAAGTCGAGCGCGGCGCTGGCGCGCGACGGGCGCGTTCGCGCGATGTCGGATGCGGACAAGCAACGGCTTGCCGAGACGCTCGCCTATCTGGCGATGATCGCGGTCACCGCGCAGCGCGACTTGCGCCGCAGCGGCAACACGGCCGCGCTCGAACAGCTGCGCGCCGGCGTGCGGCTCTCGACGCGCAAGATGATCGGCGTCGACGTGAAGGGGCTGCGTCTGACGGAAAACGGGCTGGCCCGATGA
- a CDS encoding cytochrome c, giving the protein MLKRTLSFMLAGCLALPGLSSAADAAASGAPASAASSVPAASAAPAAVRAADATLVERGRYLAVAGDCMACHTAKGGKPFAGGLPMRAPLLGTIYTTNITPDKETGIGDWSFADFERAVRHGVAKNGDNLYPAMPYVSYTKVTDDDVKALYAYFMHGVEPVRQPPRRNDIPWYLSMRWPLKIWNLLFLKEGVYQPKPERGVEWNRGAYLVQGLAHCGTCHTPRAVTLQEKSLDETGGSFLAGSVLSGWDGYNITLDPNAGIGGWSQPQLVQYLRTGSVPGLAQAAGPMAEAVEHSFSRMSNADIGAIATYVCTVPAVADGAAKARSAWGKPAEDGIRLRGVALASTGIDPARLYLGNCASCHQMQGKGTPDGYYPQLFHNSTVGAPNPTNLVQVILNGVARKAGGEDVGMPAFRHELSDAQIAALANYLTVQFGNPAAKVSEQDVAKLRAAQ; this is encoded by the coding sequence ATGCTCAAACGAACGCTTTCCTTCATGCTGGCCGGCTGCCTCGCGTTGCCCGGCCTGTCGAGCGCGGCGGACGCCGCTGCTTCCGGCGCGCCCGCCTCCGCGGCTTCGTCCGTGCCTGCTGCGTCCGCCGCCCCCGCGGCCGTGCGCGCCGCCGATGCGACGCTCGTCGAGCGCGGCCGTTATCTGGCCGTCGCGGGCGACTGCATGGCGTGCCACACGGCGAAGGGCGGCAAGCCGTTCGCCGGCGGTCTGCCGATGCGCGCGCCGCTGCTCGGCACGATCTACACGACGAACATCACGCCCGACAAGGAAACGGGCATCGGCGACTGGTCGTTCGCGGACTTCGAGCGCGCGGTGCGTCACGGCGTCGCGAAGAACGGCGACAACCTGTATCCGGCGATGCCGTACGTGTCGTACACGAAGGTCACCGACGACGACGTGAAGGCGCTCTACGCGTACTTCATGCACGGCGTCGAACCGGTCAGGCAGCCGCCGCGCAGGAACGACATCCCGTGGTATCTGAGCATGCGCTGGCCGCTCAAGATCTGGAACCTGCTGTTCCTGAAGGAAGGCGTGTATCAGCCGAAGCCGGAGCGCGGCGTCGAATGGAACCGCGGCGCGTATCTCGTGCAGGGCCTCGCGCATTGCGGCACGTGCCATACGCCGCGCGCGGTGACGCTGCAGGAGAAGTCGCTCGACGAAACGGGCGGCAGCTTCCTCGCGGGCTCGGTGCTGTCCGGCTGGGACGGCTACAACATCACGTTGGACCCGAACGCGGGAATCGGCGGCTGGTCGCAGCCGCAGCTCGTCCAGTATCTGCGCACGGGCAGCGTGCCGGGCCTCGCGCAGGCGGCGGGGCCGATGGCCGAGGCCGTCGAGCACAGCTTCTCGCGGATGAGCAATGCGGACATCGGCGCGATCGCGACGTACGTGTGCACGGTGCCCGCCGTCGCCGACGGCGCCGCGAAAGCGCGCTCCGCGTGGGGCAAGCCGGCCGAGGACGGCATCCGGCTGCGCGGCGTCGCGCTCGCGTCGACGGGCATCGATCCCGCGCGCCTGTATCTCGGCAACTGCGCGAGCTGCCATCAGATGCAGGGCAAGGGCACGCCGGACGGCTACTATCCGCAGCTCTTCCACAACTCGACGGTCGGCGCGCCGAATCCGACGAATCTCGTGCAGGTGATCCTGAACGGCGTCGCGCGCAAGGCGGGCGGCGAGGACGTCGGGATGCCGGCGTTCCGGCACGAGCTGTCGGACGCGCAGATCGCCGCGCTCGCGAACTACCTGACCGTGCAATTCGGCAATCCGGCGGCGAAGGTGAGCGAGCAGGACGTTGCGAAGCTGCGCGCCGCGCAGTAA
- a CDS encoding sugar dehydrogenase complex small subunit, whose product MNNDTNPHARRSIDADEPMGGGLTRRQWLQRSLALTALGLAGSLTLRALADAPSAAPLDAFMTLSEALTGKTGLNRAVGERLLRALQKGSFELGDRLPKLAGALAANALAPDQEALALRILEAWYLGIVENVVVTYEEALMFGVVSDTLVIRSYCPNKPGFWADKPIERQA is encoded by the coding sequence ATGAATAACGACACCAATCCCCACGCGCGTCGCTCGATCGACGCGGACGAGCCCATGGGTGGGGGGCTCACCCGACGCCAATGGCTGCAGCGCTCGCTTGCGCTGACCGCTTTGGGCCTTGCCGGCTCGCTGACGCTGCGCGCGCTCGCCGATGCGCCGAGCGCGGCGCCGCTCGACGCGTTCATGACGCTGTCCGAGGCGCTGACCGGCAAGACCGGCCTGAACCGCGCGGTCGGCGAGCGGCTGCTGCGCGCCCTGCAGAAGGGCTCGTTCGAACTCGGCGACCGCCTGCCGAAGCTCGCCGGCGCGCTGGCCGCGAACGCGCTCGCGCCCGATCAGGAAGCGCTCGCGCTGCGCATTCTCGAAGCGTGGTACCTCGGCATCGTCGAGAACGTCGTGGTGACGTACGAGGAAGCGTTGATGTTCGGCGTCGTGTCCGACACGCTCGTGATCCGCTCGTACTGCCCCAACAAACCCGGCTTCTGGGCCGATAAACCGATCGAGAGGCAAGCCTGA
- a CDS encoding ABC transporter ATP-binding protein, with protein MDKLTVDDLHKKFGDNEVLKGISLRAKAGDVISIIGSSGSGKSTFLRCINFLEQPCSGAITLGGETIRVTRDRRGAPRIGDPKQLQLMRVKLAMVFQHFNLWAHMTVLENVTEAPVSVLGLSRAEADARAREYLRKVGLAPGVEAKYPSHLSGGQQQRVAIARALAMEPEVMLFDEPTSALDPELVGEVLKVMQALAEEGRTMIVVTHEMGFARNVSNHVIFLHQGRIEEEGHPQDVLVHPKSERLSQFLSGRLK; from the coding sequence ATGGACAAGCTGACAGTGGACGACCTGCACAAGAAATTCGGCGACAACGAGGTGCTCAAGGGCATCTCGCTGCGGGCGAAGGCGGGGGACGTGATCAGCATCATCGGCTCGAGCGGCTCCGGAAAGAGCACGTTCCTGCGCTGCATCAACTTTCTCGAGCAACCGTGCTCGGGCGCGATCACGCTCGGCGGCGAGACGATCCGCGTGACGCGCGACCGGCGCGGCGCGCCGCGGATCGGCGACCCGAAGCAATTGCAGCTGATGCGCGTGAAGCTTGCGATGGTGTTCCAGCACTTCAACCTGTGGGCGCACATGACGGTGCTCGAGAACGTGACCGAGGCGCCCGTCAGCGTGCTCGGCCTGTCGCGCGCCGAAGCCGACGCGCGGGCGCGCGAGTATCTGCGGAAGGTGGGGCTCGCGCCGGGCGTCGAGGCGAAGTATCCGTCGCACCTGTCGGGCGGCCAGCAGCAGCGCGTCGCGATCGCGCGGGCGCTGGCGATGGAGCCCGAAGTGATGTTGTTCGACGAGCCGACGTCTGCGCTCGATCCGGAGCTCGTCGGCGAAGTGCTGAAAGTGATGCAGGCGCTGGCGGAAGAAGGGCGCACGATGATCGTCGTCACGCACGAGATGGGCTTCGCGCGCAACGTATCGAATCACGTGATCTTCCTGCACCAGGGGCGGATCGAAGAGGAGGGGCATCCGCAGGACGTGCTCGTCCATCCGAAGAGCGAGCGGCTGTCGCAATTCCTGTCGGGCCGGCTCAAATAG
- a CDS encoding lipid II flippase Amj family protein, translating to MDTQLWIICGLTFVIHVIATLAYAVRIAGVRTRRIAVSFSLFGIIALVSRTANSFQGPFIAKRVELDISRHLGEGLLADFRLFLLSATVASVVGALLIPTFQRYFSRAVHHFQANRSVSRLLLRVFSRDGVGYIRGGARLPSPRNVTQLATGTGVSWQVIVLNVVAMAIWTVGVFASLYAGYLKPELRVTCANLSSIINGFATVAMAVIIDPQVSVMTDDVIEGRLCENHFRRAITTLAGARVLGTLCAQAALVPAALVIVRVAELI from the coding sequence ATGGATACACAGCTCTGGATCATCTGCGGCCTGACGTTCGTCATTCACGTCATCGCCACGTTGGCTTATGCCGTGCGAATTGCAGGCGTTCGCACGCGCCGTATCGCCGTGTCGTTTTCCCTGTTCGGCATCATCGCGCTGGTGTCCAGGACAGCCAATTCCTTTCAGGGGCCATTCATCGCGAAGCGGGTCGAGCTGGATATCTCTCGACACCTCGGCGAGGGTTTGCTCGCCGATTTCAGACTCTTCCTGCTGAGCGCCACGGTCGCGAGCGTGGTCGGAGCGCTGCTGATTCCGACGTTTCAGCGTTATTTCAGCCGCGCGGTGCATCACTTCCAGGCGAACCGTTCGGTTTCCCGCCTGCTGCTTCGCGTCTTCAGCCGCGACGGCGTCGGCTACATCCGGGGCGGCGCGCGGCTGCCCTCCCCGCGCAACGTCACCCAGCTGGCGACAGGCACGGGCGTTTCCTGGCAAGTGATCGTGCTGAACGTCGTCGCGATGGCGATCTGGACGGTCGGCGTCTTCGCGTCCCTTTACGCCGGCTACCTGAAACCGGAACTGAGGGTGACATGCGCGAACCTGTCGTCGATCATCAACGGATTCGCGACGGTGGCGATGGCGGTCATCATCGATCCGCAGGTATCGGTGATGACCGACGACGTAATCGAGGGCCGCCTTTGCGAAAATCACTTCCGCCGCGCGATCACGACGCTGGCGGGCGCACGGGTGCTCGGCACCCTGTGCGCGCAAGCCGCGCTCGTTCCCGCAGCGCTCGTCATTGTCCGCGTCGCCGAGCTCATCTAG
- a CDS encoding DoxX family protein, whose product MKQTFLAPQKDLLLLLSRILLVILFVIFGWEKLLNFSGTAQFMAAEGTPLPSIAAVVAVAMEFFVGIALLLGFCTRPIALLLGLYTLGTAFIGHHYWSMPAAEQMNMMIHFYKNIAITGGLLALCAAGPGRYSLDRG is encoded by the coding sequence ATGAAACAGACTTTCCTTGCGCCTCAAAAAGACCTTCTGCTGCTGCTGTCCCGCATCCTGCTCGTCATCCTGTTCGTGATCTTCGGCTGGGAGAAGCTGCTGAATTTCTCGGGCACGGCCCAGTTCATGGCCGCCGAGGGCACGCCGCTGCCCTCGATCGCGGCGGTCGTCGCCGTCGCGATGGAGTTCTTCGTCGGCATCGCGCTCCTGCTCGGCTTCTGCACGCGGCCGATCGCGCTGCTGCTCGGCCTCTACACGCTCGGCACCGCGTTCATCGGCCATCACTACTGGTCGATGCCCGCCGCCGAGCAGATGAACATGATGATCCATTTCTACAAGAACATCGCGATCACGGGCGGCTTGCTCGCCCTGTGCGCGGCTGGCCCCGGACGCTATTCGCTCGATCGCGGCTGA
- a CDS encoding UDP-N-acetylglucosamine 1-carboxyvinyltransferase, with amino-acid sequence MSNLIVHGGAPLRGEITPSANKNAVLPILCATLLTDRPLRLVGVPDITDVRKILDIFRTLGSDVSIDYASGVLDLHHRATAFDPAVHRLPEEMRSSIMLVPPLLARFGVARLENDVKGCTLGVREIDPHVEVFERFGARIERTSDSLIVRADGPLTPNHHWLDYASVTTTENFVLCAASANGTSTLVNAASEPHVQEFCRFLAMLGVPIEGIGTSHLSVQGGRALAGGEYRFNEDFHEIATFLALGAITGGDIAVRNGSPEQFPLIDRTFAKFGVQVTHENGWSHALRDGPLKVKQPFTRNILTKVEAAPWPYLPVDLLPIFIALGVQAQGSVMFWNKVYDGAMGWTGELSKFGAHVFLSDPHRLITFGGLPLSPARVESPYIIRVAIALLMVAASIDGRSEILNAQPIRRAHPHFVENLRSVGANVEWTSGE; translated from the coding sequence ATGTCGAACCTGATCGTCCACGGCGGCGCCCCGCTTCGCGGAGAAATCACGCCGTCCGCCAACAAGAACGCCGTCCTGCCCATCCTGTGCGCGACGCTCCTCACCGACCGGCCGCTGCGGCTCGTCGGCGTGCCGGACATCACCGACGTGCGCAAGATCCTCGACATCTTCCGCACGCTCGGCAGCGACGTCTCGATCGATTACGCGAGCGGCGTGCTCGATCTGCACCATCGCGCGACCGCGTTCGATCCGGCCGTCCACCGGCTGCCGGAGGAGATGCGCTCGTCGATCATGCTGGTGCCGCCGCTGCTCGCGCGCTTCGGCGTCGCGCGGCTCGAGAACGACGTAAAGGGCTGCACGCTCGGCGTGCGCGAGATCGATCCGCACGTCGAAGTGTTCGAGCGCTTCGGCGCGCGCATCGAGCGCACGTCCGATTCGCTGATCGTGCGCGCCGACGGCCCGCTCACGCCGAATCATCACTGGCTCGACTACGCGTCCGTCACGACAACCGAGAACTTCGTGCTGTGCGCCGCGTCGGCGAACGGCACGTCGACGCTCGTCAATGCCGCGTCGGAGCCGCACGTGCAGGAGTTCTGCCGGTTCCTCGCGATGCTCGGCGTGCCGATCGAGGGCATCGGCACGTCGCACCTGAGCGTTCAGGGCGGGCGCGCGCTCGCGGGCGGCGAATACCGCTTCAACGAGGACTTTCACGAAATCGCGACGTTTCTCGCGCTCGGCGCGATCACGGGCGGCGACATCGCGGTGCGCAACGGCTCGCCCGAGCAGTTTCCGCTGATCGATCGGACCTTCGCGAAATTCGGCGTGCAGGTCACGCACGAGAACGGCTGGTCGCACGCGCTGCGCGACGGCCCGCTGAAGGTCAAGCAGCCGTTCACGCGCAATATCCTGACGAAAGTCGAGGCCGCGCCGTGGCCCTACCTGCCCGTCGATCTGCTGCCGATCTTCATCGCGCTCGGCGTGCAGGCGCAAGGCAGCGTGATGTTCTGGAACAAGGTGTATGACGGCGCGATGGGCTGGACGGGCGAGCTGTCGAAGTTCGGCGCGCACGTGTTCCTGTCCGATCCGCATCGGCTGATCACGTTCGGCGGGCTGCCGCTCAGCCCGGCGCGCGTCGAGAGCCCGTACATCATCCGCGTCGCGATCGCGCTGCTGATGGTCGCCGCAAGCATCGACGGACGCTCGGAGATCCTGAACGCACAGCCGATCCGGCGCGCGCATCCGCACTTCGTCGAGAACCTGCGCTCGGTCGGCGCGAACGTCGAGTGGACGAGCGGCGAATGA